Sequence from the Candidatus Bathyarchaeota archaeon genome:
GTTTCTCAGGGTTTTATTTCTAAGGCTGAAGGCTTGGTCGACCACAGACCTTAAAGCCTTAAATCTCCGGGGTTCTAGTGCATCAGGTCTACGCGTAAGCCGGACGATTACGCTTCTCACCCTGCTCTCTGGATAGAAGACGCTGGGAGAGAGGTGTTCGAGAATTTCGACGTGGTAGTTTAGAGCCGTTAGAACCGTTAGACGGCCATAGCTTGGGCTACCTGGCTCGGCACATAGTTTACGTGAAAACTCGTCTTGAAGCGTTAGAACCATGACCTTGGGAGAAAGCTCGATGAGCTTAAGCATCATAGGGGTCGATATGGCATATGGAGGGTTCGAAACGACCTTGTCGAAGTCTTCAACCCTAAGCTTCAGGAAATCACCCTCTAAGACCCTCACGTTCGAGCCTTCTGGAAACCTAGACCTCAGATACTCGGCAAGCCTACGGTCTAGCTCGACCGCATACACAAGCTTAGCCCTCTCCGCCAATAGCTTAGTTAGAAAACCTAAGCCAGCGCCTATCTCTAACACCACGTCGTCGCTCGAGAGCTCAGCATAGCCGACCATCCTAGACAGAACACGCTCATCGACCATGAAGTGTTGGCCTAGAAGCCTCTTAGGTGTCAAAATCCCGGTCCTTATCAGATTCTTCACGGCGTCTTTAAGCGACATACTTAACCGTTCCAAGAAACCTAACATTAATCGATCTTTTTAACCCGACGCTTGTGCACAGCCAGCAGCATATGTTAAGAATTTGATAACGCTTCTCGCTTCATTTTCAGACATGAAGGGCATCAACCCTTAACGAAGAGCCTGTATTTCGGCCTCTCCTCCATAAGCTCCTCCAGGACTCTCTTGGCTATGAGCTTCACAGGGTCGGGGATGCCGGCTCTAGATTTTATATCCTTGAACGATTCGAACGGTCTGATGCTACGCTCCCTGAGGATCGCGAACATATACTTCTTACCTATGCCGGGTATAAGCTCCAGAGCATGCATCCTAGGACTTACAGGCTGAGACTTATTGAAGAAATCGACGAACCTCTCCTCGTTGGCCACTATTATTCTCTCGATTATATCCGGAAGCTCAGCCTGAGCAGGACCAGTCAGCTCATAATAGTTCAGACGGCCGACTATGAAAGCCACCTTACTCTCAGGGCTTCTACCCAGGAAAAGCCTCTCACCTATCGATACGGATACACCTCG
This genomic interval carries:
- a CDS encoding DUF655 domain-containing protein, translated to MWSLGDKYFTLLEAVLKRGVSVSIGERLFLGRSPESKVAFIVGRLNYYELTGPAQAELPDIIERIIVANEERFVDFFNKSQPVSPRMHALELIPGIGKKYMFAILRERSIRPFESFKDIKSRAGIPDPVKLIAKRVLEELMEERPKYRLFVKG
- the rsmA gene encoding ribosomal RNA small subunit methyltransferase A, producing the protein MERLSMSLKDAVKNLIRTGILTPKRLLGQHFMVDERVLSRMVGYAELSSDDVVLEIGAGLGFLTKLLAERAKLVYAVELDRRLAEYLRSRFPEGSNVRVLEGDFLKLRVEDFDKVVSNPPYAISTPMMLKLIELSPKVMVLTLQDEFSRKLCAEPGSPSYGRLTVLTALNYHVEILEHLSPSVFYPESRVRSVIVRLTRRPDALEPRRFKALRSVVDQAFSLRNKTLRNLVKRILPGFSLQYDLGLRVYRTPPEVFLEIADAVLLRGEV